Below is a window of Virgibacillus sp. NKC19-3 DNA.
ATTTATATCTAGATTCACACTTGAGAAAATAGTATCCACTATAGTTATAATATTTTCCGTAATTTTATTACTCAGCTCATTTGACTCCGTGGCTGGTTGGTCGGATAAGTAGAAGATTACCCCCATCCATACAATCACTGCAGTCCAAGCAATCTTTTTTTTCACAGTCATATGAAGGATTCCTTTTTATTTATTTTTTCGAGAATCATGTGAAGGATTGTTCAAAAAGCCCAGGAAAAAACAGTAGCTAACCACCTCGTACTTTTCCTGCTCCTTACTAATAAGCATTTACGCTATTTCCTGTTTAACAAACACGAAATCAGGTAATCTATATAATAAATCACGAAACATTAGGAGGAAATAGCATGAGTTTTATTTGGAGTTTAATTATGGGAGGTATTTTAGGTTGGTTGGCAAGTTTAATTGCCGGTAAAGATATACCAGGCGGGATCATTGGAAATATTATCGCCGGTTTTATTGGCGCATGGATTGGCTCTTCCTTGTTTGGAAGTTGGGGCCCTGAAATGGGGGGCTTTTTCATTATTCCAGCCTTAATCGGTGCCATTATTCTTATATTCATCGTAAGCTTAATTATGAAGGCGATGAGAAAAAGTACGTAAAAAGCGAACGGAGGAGCTTACAAAGCAACGACATGTTAAACTGCCATTACTCCTCCCTGCCCCTGCGCTCCCTGGTAGCCAAAAACGATCCCCACCATAAACAGGAATGGGATACCTATTGAAAGCGTCAATGTATGAGAAAAGATATAATGCTACAATGACTCTGAGGAGATTAACGATTCATTGCCTTATCAACAATTAAGGCAATAGCTCCATCTCCAGTTACATTTGTAGCTGTACCAAAACTATCTTGAGCCATGTACAGGCCGATCATTAAACCTAAAGCTGTTTCATCAAAGCCAAGTATGGAACTTAATAAACCTAATGCAGCAATGACCGCACCACCAGGTACACCGGGTGCAGCAATCATAACGATTCCCAGCATTAAAATAAATGGTAACATCATGGTGAACGATGGCATTGATAAGCCATTTGATATTACCATGACCGCGACAGAACAAAGCACAAGCGTAATGGTGCTCCCAGATAAATGAATCGTTGCACACAAAGGAACTGCAGAATCTGCTATTCCATCACTGACATCATTTTCCTTTGACTGTCTAACAGTAACTGGAATCGTTGCAGCACTTGACATGGTTCCGAGGCCGGTAAAGTAAACAGGCAACATCGTTTTTAAAGCGGAAAAGGGGTTTCGACCTGTGAAGGCACCTGCAACCGTAAACAAGATAATTAACCATACCCAATGTACAGCTACAGCTGAGACTAATACCAAGCCAAATGCCTTTAATGTATCTACGACTGTTCCATCAGCAGCAAGTTCTGCAAATATACTCCCAATATAAAATGGCAAAACGGGAATAATAATCTTCCATATCATTCTTTCAATTATCTCTTTCCCTTCATCAAAAAAAGACTTTAACGTTGGGCTATTAACTCTTGTAATACCAATACCAAACACAAATGCAGCTACTAATGCTGTCATAACTCCTGTTAACGGATCAATGGTAAATTCAAAAAAGGGCTCAAATCCTGCTGCTTCTTCGGCATTACCACCACTCTGACCAGCTAATAATGGTATAACAAAAATAGCAACAATAAATGCTAGCGTGCCTGCAAGTATGGTTGAGGAATAAGCAATAGCGGAGGTTAACCCAAGCATCTTCCCTGAATGCTTTCCGAAACTGGCAATACCACTAACAATAAAAAAGATAATAATAAGCGGAATCGTGAATTCAAGAAATTGTCCAAAAATCTCTTTAAACGTAACGATAATTCTAATAATAAATTCAGGTACAATCAAACCGATAATAATCCCTGTCACAATCCCAAGCGCCAACTTCACAATTAACTTCATATCTTCATCACCCTCCCTTCTATAATATACAATATGACTTTAACACAGAGCTTATTCAAACTCAATACAATTTTCTGAAACAACAAGTCCCGAGACTGCTCATTTCCCCAGGGTGTATAATGCCTAATAAAATGGGTACATTAAGCAAGAAGCTCGCATAAAGGAGAGTGGAAAAAATGTCGCTAATCGTACGATACAATCAGAATTGATACTCCCTTTAGATCTTGGAGCTTACAAACGATATACCACGTTATCTTTACAGTACATTATCAATTAACAAGGAGGAATGATGATGAGTTTTATTTGGAGTTTAATTGTTGGAGGAATTCTAGGCTGGTTGGCAAGTTTGATTGTCGGTAAGGATGTACCAGGTGGAATAATTGGTAACATTATTGCGGGTTTTATAGGAGCATGGATTGGTTCCTCCCTACTAGGAAGTTGGGGCCCTGAAATGGGTGGTTTTTACATCCTCCCAGCTTTAATTGGCGCCATCGTACTTATATTCATCGTAAGTTTGATTTTGAAAGCGATGAGGAGCACGTAATTGCATACGGAGCTCAGGAAGTTTGTAATCCACTGTAAATGGAAGCAAGAAAGCCAATCAGGCATCCTTGCTTCCATTTATTCTGCTGCCTCAAATTCATGGACCCATACCCTTATCTCCGGTTTCCATTTCATACTGGGATGTATAGACAGTATCGATTGTTTGTATTCTTCCAGGTTTTGAAATCCTTCCTGCAAAGCATGTTCATCTGTAACATCACCAAGTTTTTGCGGATATACATCTGTAATGATAAACTTGCGGTCTTTCAGTACCATGACCTCATCAATATCTGCATAACGACCATTCCTGCGAGTTGCTGTTTTTTCTCCATTGATTACTCTATCTATGTCTGCTGGAATGGTAATAAGTCTTTCAATGGAACACGTTTTTGGCGGAAGCGAATAGTTCTTATCCTTCATTGAAATTCTCCCCTTTTTTACATTATAACAAATACGCATCTAGAAGCACAGAGACAGTTCTTGGTTAAAAAAGAAGTCATGGCACGAAGATTTCTTTCCCATGACTTCCTAACTATTGATTGGAAAGGGTAAGGGGAAACCTAAATTCCCTTTACAAATTTTGTTCTTTGAAAAGCTCCTTGCTTACGCGTGGTGCGGTCCAAAATGTGGTTAACATCAACAAAGATACGGGGACTCCCGTTACTACAATAAAAGATTGCAGTGCATCAATGCTCGATTCCCCGATCATGATAAGAACAGTTGCTACGACTCCCATAAGAAATGCCCAGAACACACGCAATAATCTAGATGGATCCCCATTCCCAGTAATGGCCATGGAAATGGTCAAGGACATAGAATCTGTCGTTGTTAATACGAAAATAATGGTTGCTATCAAGAATAGAAAACCTATGATCGTTCCAAAAGGAAGCTGATTCGCAATGGCAATCATCGCTGCTGGTGCACCATCACTGTTTAACGGTCCTGAAACAGAACCAGGATTACTCATTTCTCCCTCTATTCCTGTTCCTCCGATAATTGTAAACCAGAACGTTGCTATAATAGGAGCAATTACCGCAACAGCTGTTACAATTTCCCGAATGGTACGACCACGGGAGATACGACTTACAAATAATGCCATCATCGGTGCATAACCAAGGAACCAAGCAAAGAAGAAAACGGTCCATCCACCAAGCCAATCGCTATCGCTAGTGAACGTACTCATGGAAATGAAATTCTGCACATATAATCCAAAAGCCTCCAGATAGGAATCGAAAATAAAGAGTGCCGATCCTAGTACAAGAACAGCCGCAATAAGGAACAGAGACAAAATAACATTATAACGACTCAAAATTTGTATCCCTTTATGAATGCCAGTTGCAGCAGAAATGGCAGCTAATACGACAATCACAATAATAATCACGCATTGAATTACGATATTATTTGGAACCCCAAACAAAGCATTTAATCCATAGCCAGCCTGCAAACCGAGGAACCCGATCGGTCCAATGGTACCAGCTGCTACCGAGAGAATAGAAAACACATCTACCAATGTTCCAAGTACACTTTTTTTCATAATCTTATCACCGAAAATCGGATAAAGCAGTGCTCTTGGCTTAAGTGGTGCTCCGCGATGATAATGGGCGTACATCAGTACAAAAGTTCCAAGAGTTCCAAGTATCGCCCATGCAAGAAAGCCCCAATCAACAAAACTGGTAGCAAGTGCAGGTGGAACTGCTTCTGCAGAGCCTGCCTCAATACCGGAAAAATGTGGTGGAACCGTCAAGAAATGGCTCACTGGCTCAGCGGCAGCCCAGAATACGCCTCCTCCCGCCAGCAATGTACACATAATAATAGATATCCATTTAAAATTGCTCATCTCCGGCTTATCCAAATTACCTAATCGAATTTTTCCGAACTTCGAATACCCCAGAAATAAAGCAATCAAAAAAGTTCCCAATAAAAGAAATTGATAAATGGTCCCAAAGTAGGTCACGGACCAATCAAACAAGTAATTCACGGCATTTGTAACCATTTCCTGGTTGATCACTGCGAAAATCACAAAAGCAATCAATGCCCCGCCACTTAGAATAAGAACAGATTTATCAATCGTTTGTTTATTCTTGCTCAAATTATTCAAAAATGATTTCCTCCCAGCTATTTTTACAATAGCATTTAAAATTAACACGCAACAAAAGAGGATACATTTTTTAAAAAGTCATGTCAAGCTAAGAAATGAAGGAAACATGAGGGGCAACGCTTATGCTTTTTCGTGGAATCTCATGAATCATCAGGCATGGTCGCACAACCCAAGTATAAATGGTTAAAATGAATTGGAATTTATTCGCAGTGTGGGAATATTTTTATGAAACCACAATGGGAAGCAAGAGAACCGCCTCGCCCCTGCTTCCTTACCACCCTTATTTATTTCCGAGGAAATTCTCCTACATAAACGGAATCCACAATCGTTCGTTTAAAGGGATTCCCATCTTTGGTTAATCCATCTATATCAATCGTAATATTATATGCTCTGTCCTGTTTATCAAATGTCAGTTCTTGAGAAAGGTTGGTACCACCGGTAACAACCCAGGTTTCACTATTGTTTGGACTGTCGGATTCTGTTACATGATAAGTCGCTTTTACCGTGTCTTCCTGCACGTTGGGATTATTGACTTTTAATTTGTAAGCAAGCTGCTGATTTTTTTGCAAACCAGCCATCTCCTTTTCCGTTCTTATCCCAACATCCGATTTCTTTTCCATGTCATAGTCAGCCACTAAAAGATATGCATTTTCCTCCTCAGCCTCCATCTCTATTTGCCACTCTCCAATTTGGGGATTATCCAGCGTAAGTGAATGACTAATTGCTCCAGAGAAAAAAACTTCATCTTCTTTCCCTATCTCTACATTTGCGCTCATTTCTTTCCCAGAAGGATCTAACACTTTTATTTGCGAAAGGTCATCTGCCGTTAATAGATGAAGGTTCACTTTGGCAACATTTTCTTCCACTGCCACATTCATTTTATTTTCGCCTCCCTCTATGAGAGGTCCACCATGAACCCATTGATTAGCAACTGGCATATTTTTGGGTATGTTCTCGTCAGAAATATTCGCTCCTTCCCGTGCATAATCACCTGTTATATATTCTTCAAACACGGGAAATGTTAATCCGGTTCGAATGGACATATGATCCCAATCTCCAACTGCTAATTCGTGACCACCGGGAATATTGCTACTGACCGAAGTGACCACTCCATCGTTATCACCGTAACTGGATAAATACATGCCCCAAACCAGGTAGATGAAAACATGGATCCCCAGTCTGTTCCGCCCAATGTAAAATAATCGTTAGCATAAGCAAGCGGCTCCTGATCAATCATTGAACGAAAGCTTTCCATGTAGCCGGTTTCCATCGCCGTTGTCCCTTCTCCCTGCATCCCGATCAGATCTGCGAGCCAGCCAGCCCAAGAACTGTTCGCCAAATCTGCTAGTTGTGACCCATGATGCGGACTTGAAAGTGTAATCACATTATCCACATGTTCAGATGCGTCGTAGTAGGTAAGCGCTGTTTGCGCATCAATTCCTCCCTTACTATACCCAATAATTGTTACTTTTTTACCATCAAAATAAGATGAAATCTCCTCAATCTTATCAGCCAATAATTCACCATTATCCCACATATCTGCAGAAGCACCTCCGGCATCATACAATTGCACAAATGCTGTTTGATAACCTGCATCATAAGCCAATTGAGGCATGTCATTGTCTTCCCAGAAAATTTGCGCCGCATTATTTAAACCGGGAACAAATAACAAGACAGGTGCATCATGCTTTAAATCAGAGGGGGTTTCACCGGCATACCATTCCCCGGGTGTCTCTTCATTTCCGTTACTTCCCTTTCCCATAACAGAAATTGGCTCTTCGGGGAAGTGGGAAGATGGTTCTTTTACTTCCTCAGCCACAGCATGAACAGATTGCCCTACAATAACCAGGATTGTCAAAAAGAGAACAATGAGCAAATGTCCAAAACTTTTCGTCATATCTACTCCTCCAAAAATCATTTAGGTTCACTTTAAAGATATGAAGGGGATTGCTTATCTTATTACAGGCTTATCATGACGTATTTTGAGGTTCCAAAAAAGGAAAAACACCTCCACATGAGGGAGATGTTTCATAATCAATCATTTTTCCTTTTAGAACTTCTCATCCATCCTTCATTGCTCGATCAAAACAACAGGGCTATTAATTCGCCCTTCCCTGCTTTCCGCTCATTTCTCTCCCAATAAACGGTTCACTTTCTCATTTAATACATGCTGATTGCGATATATTTCAACCATCTCCTCAACAAGACTTTTCTCCGACATCACTGTCATTAAGTGATCCTGTGCATGAACAAGCAATACCGGTAAATTCCCCAAACTATCTTTCGCATCTTCCTGGATAAAAGTTGTCTGTAATTTATGTGCTTCCAATAGCTCCTCTGAAGCTTGTTTTATTTTTGAATCCACTTGATCGAAC
It encodes the following:
- a CDS encoding GlsB/YeaQ/YmgE family stress response membrane protein, with the translated sequence MSFIWSLIMGGILGWLASLIAGKDIPGGIIGNIIAGFIGAWIGSSLFGSWGPEMGGFFIIPALIGAIILIFIVSLIMKAMRKST
- a CDS encoding dicarboxylate/amino acid:cation symporter; its protein translation is MKLIVKLALGIVTGIIIGLIVPEFIIRIIVTFKEIFGQFLEFTIPLIIIFFIVSGIASFGKHSGKMLGLTSAIAYSSTILAGTLAFIVAIFVIPLLAGQSGGNAEEAAGFEPFFEFTIDPLTGVMTALVAAFVFGIGITRVNSPTLKSFFDEGKEIIERMIWKIIIPVLPFYIGSIFAELAADGTVVDTLKAFGLVLVSAVAVHWVWLIILFTVAGAFTGRNPFSALKTMLPVYFTGLGTMSSAATIPVTVRQSKENDVSDGIADSAVPLCATIHLSGSTITLVLCSVAVMVISNGLSMPSFTMMLPFILMLGIVMIAAPGVPGGAVIAALGLLSSILGFDETALGLMIGLYMAQDSFGTATNVTGDGAIALIVDKAMNR
- a CDS encoding GlsB/YeaQ/YmgE family stress response membrane protein encodes the protein MSFIWSLIVGGILGWLASLIVGKDVPGGIIGNIIAGFIGAWIGSSLLGSWGPEMGGFYILPALIGAIVLIFIVSLILKAMRST
- a CDS encoding ASCH domain-containing protein; translation: MKDKNYSLPPKTCSIERLITIPADIDRVINGEKTATRRNGRYADIDEVMVLKDRKFIITDVYPQKLGDVTDEHALQEGFQNLEEYKQSILSIHPSMKWKPEIRVWVHEFEAAE
- a CDS encoding BCCT family transporter — its product is MNNLSKNKQTIDKSVLILSGGALIAFVIFAVINQEMVTNAVNYLFDWSVTYFGTIYQFLLLGTFLIALFLGYSKFGKIRLGNLDKPEMSNFKWISIIMCTLLAGGGVFWAAAEPVSHFLTVPPHFSGIEAGSAEAVPPALATSFVDWGFLAWAILGTLGTFVLMYAHYHRGAPLKPRALLYPIFGDKIMKKSVLGTLVDVFSILSVAAGTIGPIGFLGLQAGYGLNALFGVPNNIVIQCVIIIVIVVLAAISAATGIHKGIQILSRYNVILSLFLIAAVLVLGSALFIFDSYLEAFGLYVQNFISMSTFTSDSDWLGGWTVFFFAWFLGYAPMMALFVSRISRGRTIREIVTAVAVIAPIIATFWFTIIGGTGIEGEMSNPGSVSGPLNSDGAPAAMIAIANQLPFGTIIGFLFLIATIIFVLTTTDSMSLTISMAITGNGDPSRLLRVFWAFLMGVVATVLIMIGESSIDALQSFIVVTGVPVSLLMLTTFWTAPRVSKELFKEQNL
- a CDS encoding esterase/lipase family protein; this translates as MTKSFGHLLIVLFLTILVIVGQSVHAVAEEVKEPSSHFPEEPISVMGKGSNGNEETPGEWYAGETPSDLKHDAPVLLFVPGLNNAAQIFWEDNDMPQLAYDAGYQTAFVQLYDAGGASADMWDNGELLADKIEEISSYFDGKKVTIIGYSKGGIDAQTALTYYDASEHVDNVITLSSPHHGSQLADLANSSWAGWLADLIGMQGEGTTAMETGYMESFRSMIDQEPLAYANDYFTLGGTDWGSMFSSTWFGACIYPVTVITMEWSLRSVAIFPVVTN
- a CDS encoding PTS lactose/cellobiose transporter subunit IIA: MDIEQFSMNIILHAGSAKNYLHEALQDARNTAFDQVDSKIKQASEELLEAHKLQTTFIQEDAKDSLGNLPVLLVHAQDHLMTVMSEKSLVEEMVEIYRNQHVLNEKVNRLLGEK